From Neorickettsia helminthoeca str. Oregon, one genomic window encodes:
- a CDS encoding F0F1 ATP synthase subunit A: MSPLKQFEVFPIFALPDFFGWNVDFTNSSLYMVLAVVLASLFLFSGIVRTRIVPGSMQSFIEIVYNFVADIVKSNCGKAGLDYLPLIFTVFLYILFANLAGMLPLPMSFTVTSHIVVTLALAIVVFVYVTVIGFRKQGKAFFSIFLPNGTPLWIAPLMILLEVCTYFFRPISLAIRLTANMIAGHTILKVIAGFVQPISLLVSPLSFAFVVVLIVFEVFIAMLQAYIFVVLVCVYLNDSLVRH, translated from the coding sequence ATGAGTCCCCTAAAGCAATTTGAAGTATTTCCAATTTTCGCACTTCCTGATTTTTTCGGTTGGAATGTGGATTTCACTAACTCCTCACTGTACATGGTGTTGGCAGTTGTCCTGGCTTCGCTCTTTCTTTTTTCTGGTATAGTGCGGACCAGGATTGTACCGGGTTCGATGCAGTCTTTTATTGAGATCGTCTATAACTTCGTTGCGGACATTGTGAAAAGCAATTGCGGTAAGGCGGGTTTAGATTACCTACCTCTGATCTTCACGGTATTTTTATATATACTTTTCGCTAATTTAGCCGGAATGCTTCCTTTGCCCATGAGTTTCACCGTGACGAGCCATATAGTAGTGACCCTAGCACTGGCAATTGTGGTCTTCGTCTACGTGACCGTGATCGGATTCAGGAAACAGGGAAAGGCTTTTTTTTCGATCTTCCTCCCTAACGGAACACCTCTTTGGATTGCTCCTCTGATGATTCTTCTCGAGGTCTGTACTTATTTTTTTAGACCTATCAGTCTGGCGATAAGGTTGACTGCGAATATGATTGCGGGTCACACGATTCTGAAGGTCATTGCTGGATTCGTTCAACCAATTTCGCTGCTAGTCAGCCCTTTATCTTTTGCATTTGTGGTGGTACTAATAGTCTTTGAGGTGTTTATTGCAATGTTGCAGGCATACATTTTTGTTGTATTGGTCTGCGTTTATCTGAATGACTCGTTGGTTAGACACTGA
- a CDS encoding frataxin domain-containing protein, with product MTTSFDELSAGVFEEVVTLVEGCNSCIDYECLASSVEILTKKGVLLINKKLDLMELWISNTVIGSMRFSMDQDRGCFINKDGEEIFAWVNNFLSSEG from the coding sequence GTGACCACCTCTTTTGATGAGCTCTCTGCTGGGGTTTTCGAAGAAGTTGTCACGCTCGTCGAAGGATGTAATTCCTGTATTGATTATGAGTGCCTTGCTAGTAGTGTGGAGATTCTCACAAAAAAGGGCGTGCTCCTGATAAATAAAAAACTCGATCTCATGGAATTATGGATTTCAAATACTGTTATCGGGTCCATGCGTTTTTCAATGGATCAGGATAGAGGTTGTTTCATTAACAAGGACGGCGAAGAAATCTTCGCCTGGGTGAATAACTTTCTCTCAAGCGAAGGGTAG
- the ribH gene encoding 6,7-dimethyl-8-ribityllumazine synthase, whose amino-acid sequence MRRKILVICSKVNPEICKKLYETAIEELKQRGLRYKAVYVPGAFELPSALNLLQADCFLGYVLLGCIIRSGTPHFDYVSSEACRGIMQVSLEKNLALGFGVITANNMEQALERIVPYAKAAVAACVSMINLKERSRSLFEEESCEDSDL is encoded by the coding sequence ATGCGACGTAAAATCTTGGTGATATGCAGCAAAGTAAATCCAGAGATCTGTAAAAAACTCTATGAAACTGCGATAGAAGAGCTCAAGCAAAGGGGTTTACGGTATAAAGCGGTCTACGTACCTGGCGCGTTCGAGTTGCCTTCCGCACTGAATCTGTTGCAAGCTGACTGTTTTCTTGGTTACGTCTTGCTTGGATGTATCATTAGATCAGGGACTCCACACTTCGATTATGTGTCTTCCGAAGCCTGTCGTGGAATAATGCAAGTCTCTCTTGAAAAAAATTTAGCTTTAGGGTTTGGTGTGATCACTGCAAACAATATGGAGCAAGCATTGGAACGCATCGTACCATATGCAAAAGCAGCAGTCGCAGCATGCGTATCAATGATCAATTTGAAGGAACGGAGTAGAAGTCTGTTTGAAGAGGAGTCTTGCGAGGATTCGGATTTATAG
- a CDS encoding DNA-processing protein DprA, producing MGIIGSRNAITNSCNFAYSIAFDLANEGFSIVSGLATGIDAAAHSIINKSLPTIAAIGTGIDRYYPVESQRLYHQQWWLSNHRSPFWRARIIYTFY from the coding sequence ATAGGAATAATAGGCTCGAGGAATGCAATAACAAATAGTTGCAATTTTGCTTATTCAATCGCTTTTGATCTGGCAAATGAAGGATTCAGCATTGTTTCTGGTTTAGCTACTGGTATAGATGCAGCAGCTCATAGCATCATCAATAAGAGTCTACCGACTATCGCTGCAATAGGAACTGGCATAGATCGTTATTATCCAGTTGAGAGTCAAAGACTCTATCATCAACAATGGTGGCTTAGTAATCACAGAAGTCCCTTTTGGAGAGCGCGGATAATCTATACATTTTACTAG
- a CDS encoding F0F1 ATP synthase subunit C, whose product MELEGLKFLGIGFSVIGMLGAALGVSNIFSMMLNGIARNPESEEKLKKYVYAGAALTEAMGLFSFVLALLLIFVV is encoded by the coding sequence ATGGAACTCGAAGGGCTTAAGTTTTTGGGAATTGGATTCTCCGTGATTGGAATGTTGGGCGCTGCTCTTGGTGTAAGTAATATCTTCTCTATGATGCTCAATGGTATTGCTAGAAACCCGGAATCCGAGGAAAAATTGAAAAAATACGTTTATGCAGGAGCGGCTCTTACTGAAGCAATGGGTCTTTTCTCGTTTGTCCTTGCCTTATTGTTGATCTTCGTAGTGTAG
- a CDS encoding HlyC/CorC family transporter yields MSGLLVVFFLILLFASLLLSCVFSGSETAITAVNPAKLTQLKNKGSTKAALLLELYDDKERVISTVLLCNNVANMFASSVSAFLVIDVFGSLGIIISTFVVSAVVVVFGEILPKAYAISHPEDLGMFLAYFISFVVKIFGPLVQYLNIVIKISLKWFNPLKCSSEILSPYDTIRGLLVLHKKSHSQQNVQKNLEVIGNILDITEIHVDKIMTHRRDVCSINIALSKEDIMRTVLSSRYRWIPLWKDKDDNFVKVLDASRLRIACANKFKINLRDYLEEPLFVPGSTLVSVQLHNFKVNKNDFSIVIDEYGNAIGVITFSDIMEEIIGEAVYTHNYQDIKESGDGAYIINGRIPIRDLNKKMGFNFPTENNHTFAGMIIDEIERIPSEGEIFEMCGCVLEILKKKSNKIVSVKLKRVGRSSQ; encoded by the coding sequence ATGTCTGGGTTGCTGGTCGTTTTTTTTCTCATTCTTCTTTTTGCCTCTCTCTTGCTTTCCTGTGTCTTCTCAGGCAGCGAAACTGCAATTACTGCTGTCAATCCAGCGAAGTTGACGCAGCTCAAGAACAAAGGTAGTACCAAGGCCGCTCTTTTACTGGAACTATATGATGATAAGGAGCGTGTCATCAGTACGGTTCTGTTGTGTAATAACGTAGCTAATATGTTTGCATCCTCAGTATCGGCCTTCCTTGTGATCGACGTGTTTGGAAGTTTGGGAATAATAATCTCCACGTTTGTTGTGAGCGCAGTTGTAGTAGTGTTCGGCGAAATATTACCTAAGGCATATGCAATCAGCCATCCCGAAGATTTAGGAATGTTTCTTGCCTATTTCATTTCCTTTGTAGTGAAAATTTTCGGGCCCTTGGTTCAATACCTGAACATTGTTATCAAGATTTCACTTAAGTGGTTCAACCCATTAAAGTGTTCTAGTGAGATTCTGTCGCCATATGATACGATTCGTGGATTGCTGGTGTTGCACAAGAAGTCACACTCTCAACAGAATGTACAGAAAAACTTGGAAGTCATAGGTAACATACTCGATATCACAGAGATTCATGTTGACAAAATTATGACTCACCGTAGGGATGTTTGCTCGATCAATATAGCACTTTCCAAGGAGGATATAATGCGTACGGTCCTATCTTCAAGATATAGGTGGATCCCCTTGTGGAAAGATAAGGATGATAATTTTGTCAAGGTTCTTGATGCAAGTCGACTCAGAATTGCATGTGCTAACAAGTTCAAAATTAATCTCAGAGATTATCTAGAAGAACCACTTTTTGTTCCAGGGAGTACCTTGGTGAGTGTGCAGTTGCATAATTTCAAGGTGAACAAAAATGATTTTTCCATAGTTATCGATGAATACGGTAATGCGATAGGTGTTATCACTTTTTCCGATATTATGGAGGAGATAATCGGGGAAGCAGTCTATACGCATAACTACCAGGATATCAAAGAAAGTGGTGATGGAGCCTACATAATAAATGGAAGAATCCCTATACGAGATTTGAACAAAAAAATGGGATTCAATTTCCCTACGGAGAATAATCATACATTCGCTGGTATGATCATCGATGAAATAGAAAGAATTCCAAGTGAAGGAGAGATATTCGAGATGTGTGGCTGTGTGCTCGAGATCCTAAAGAAAAAGAGTAATAAAATCGTATCGGTAAAGCTGAAAAGAGTAGGACGCTCATCTCAATAA
- the hemB gene encoding porphobilinogen synthase: MITTPFVRLRRIRENPIMRDLVADTFISPSQFIFPVFVVEGENLELSVEEMLGVNVYSIDMLGKVIDRALSCGVRSFMLFPRVDESKKSDNAEEAYNPDNLICRAVRGLRERFSSEIVIITDVAADPYTISGHDGLLQNGKILNDETLELLAKQALVQVAAGSDMIAPSDMMDGRILAIRNALDLGNLSSVPILSYSVKYASKLYKPFRSAIGVNKGPIDKRSYQVDCRNSGEAMREIEVDIAEGADIVMIKPANLFLDVIGKAVDQFSVPIFAYQVSGEYQMFRQYGGIEMLIESLIGIKRAGVSSICTYAAIEVAEYLKP, translated from the coding sequence ATGATTACCACACCTTTTGTTCGCTTGAGAAGGATTCGTGAAAATCCTATTATGCGGGATCTAGTTGCGGATACCTTCATCTCTCCATCACAGTTTATTTTTCCAGTGTTCGTTGTGGAGGGTGAGAATCTTGAGTTATCGGTCGAAGAAATGCTCGGAGTAAATGTATACTCAATCGATATGTTGGGAAAAGTAATAGATCGCGCCTTATCCTGCGGGGTACGTAGTTTCATGCTCTTCCCGAGAGTAGATGAGTCTAAGAAAAGTGATAACGCTGAAGAAGCATACAACCCAGATAATCTAATTTGTCGCGCTGTACGCGGGCTTAGGGAACGCTTCAGTAGCGAAATAGTCATAATCACTGATGTTGCAGCTGATCCCTACACAATCAGCGGCCATGATGGATTACTACAGAATGGGAAAATCCTCAATGATGAAACATTAGAATTACTAGCGAAACAAGCGTTGGTACAGGTTGCTGCCGGTAGTGATATGATTGCACCATCAGATATGATGGATGGAAGGATCCTTGCAATCCGGAATGCCCTGGATCTTGGAAACCTTAGTAGCGTTCCCATCCTATCTTACTCAGTGAAATACGCATCCAAACTGTACAAACCGTTTAGAAGCGCCATAGGAGTAAATAAAGGCCCAATAGATAAACGAAGTTATCAAGTGGACTGCAGGAATTCTGGTGAGGCTATGCGAGAAATAGAAGTGGACATAGCTGAAGGGGCGGATATTGTAATGATAAAACCAGCAAACTTATTCCTCGATGTCATAGGGAAGGCTGTGGATCAATTTTCTGTTCCGATCTTTGCATATCAGGTGAGTGGTGAGTATCAGATGTTCAGGCAATACGGTGGAATAGAAATGTTAATAGAATCACTTATTGGAATAAAAAGAGCAGGTGTGAGCTCGATTTGTACATATGCTGCCATTGAGGTCGCGGAATACTTGAAGCCCTAG
- the def gene encoding peptide deformylase — protein sequence MTLLTLVIAPDPRLQMVSEPVDSVCNETKKFMDDMLETMYESGGIGLAAVQVGVLKRIIVVDISEGKEWRYSPLDHPDYTSCGGPYYMANPEIIEFSENHVLAYEGCLSVPEQKYEVSRPDAITVKYLGYDGKETVLKANGWLGRCIQHEIDHIDGKLFISHLSRLKFDMATKKALKIKRRHLEEDASSEV from the coding sequence GTGACATTATTAACATTAGTCATAGCTCCCGATCCAAGGCTCCAGATGGTCTCCGAACCTGTAGATAGTGTATGTAACGAAACAAAAAAATTCATGGATGATATGCTCGAAACAATGTATGAATCCGGTGGAATAGGTCTAGCGGCGGTTCAAGTTGGTGTACTGAAGAGGATCATCGTTGTCGACATCTCAGAAGGAAAGGAATGGCGTTATTCACCACTTGACCATCCTGATTACACGAGTTGCGGAGGCCCGTACTACATGGCTAATCCTGAAATAATTGAGTTCTCCGAAAATCATGTTCTCGCTTATGAGGGATGCCTGTCTGTACCGGAACAGAAATATGAAGTAAGCCGTCCTGATGCAATCACCGTTAAGTATCTGGGTTATGATGGAAAAGAGACTGTCTTAAAGGCAAACGGTTGGCTGGGACGGTGCATACAACATGAGATTGATCATATCGACGGAAAACTTTTCATATCTCATTTATCTAGGCTTAAATTCGACATGGCAACAAAAAAAGCACTAAAAATAAAGAGGCGCCATCTCGAAGAGGATGCTTCTTCAGAGGTTTAA
- the prfA gene encoding peptide chain release factor 1 has protein sequence MGGVANLLDEIVKRCLYLEEKLRFPEKIDSQEFAKLSKEYSDLRPKVELIDKRKKLQDEIEYLSALLKNSSEDPEIREIAKTDLQELQVLLPKLELDIKKMLIPKDKDDSLNVILEVRAGTGGDEAALFAASLFNMYHKYAERMKWKFEIISISHNEIGGYKEATASISGSDVFSKLKFESGVHRVQRVPETESSGRIHTSTATVAVLPEPEDVDVKINDKDLRIDVYRSSGPGGQSVNTTDSAVRITHIPTGIVVMQQDEKSQHKNRAKAMKILKVRLYEIERSKVEKEISSMRKSQIGSGERSEKTRTYNFPQGRITDHRINLTVYRINETIKEGELEPIIDALVRENEVRILAGIESENTKFS, from the coding sequence ATGGGTGGTGTAGCAAATCTTCTTGATGAAATTGTAAAAAGGTGCCTCTATCTCGAAGAAAAACTCCGCTTCCCCGAAAAAATAGACTCTCAAGAGTTTGCTAAACTCTCTAAAGAGTATTCGGACCTCAGGCCAAAGGTTGAACTCATAGATAAGCGTAAGAAGCTACAGGATGAAATTGAGTACTTGAGCGCTTTGCTAAAAAATTCTTCAGAAGATCCAGAGATCCGAGAAATAGCGAAAACTGACTTGCAAGAACTGCAGGTACTTCTCCCTAAGCTTGAGTTAGATATAAAAAAAATGCTTATCCCCAAGGATAAAGACGATTCACTCAATGTGATATTGGAAGTCAGAGCAGGTACCGGCGGGGATGAAGCAGCTCTTTTCGCAGCAAGTCTCTTCAATATGTATCACAAATACGCAGAACGTATGAAATGGAAGTTCGAAATTATAAGCATCTCCCATAATGAAATAGGTGGTTATAAAGAAGCGACTGCGAGTATTAGTGGATCAGATGTTTTCTCGAAATTGAAATTCGAATCAGGAGTGCACAGGGTCCAGCGCGTACCGGAAACTGAAAGTTCTGGAAGAATACATACTTCAACTGCGACCGTAGCGGTGCTTCCGGAACCAGAAGATGTCGATGTGAAAATAAATGATAAAGATCTACGTATCGATGTGTATCGTTCAAGTGGTCCTGGAGGTCAATCCGTGAATACCACTGATAGCGCGGTACGTATCACACATATACCAACTGGTATAGTCGTGATGCAGCAAGATGAGAAGTCTCAACATAAAAATCGCGCTAAGGCAATGAAAATTTTAAAAGTCCGCTTGTATGAAATAGAGCGTAGTAAAGTCGAAAAGGAAATTTCTTCAATGAGGAAATCACAGATTGGCTCTGGGGAACGCTCTGAAAAAACTAGGACGTATAATTTTCCACAAGGGAGAATCACTGATCATAGAATCAATTTAACTGTGTACAGGATCAATGAGACAATCAAGGAAGGTGAGCTGGAACCTATAATCGATGCCCTTGTCAGAGAAAATGAAGTGCGAATTCTAGCGGGAATTGAATCAGAGAATACTAAGTTTTCTTGA
- a CDS encoding PAS domain-containing protein, with product MNQNFVERRIMGQLCEYWKQIQGGNKFPKKSDLDVDEIGHIMPYCVVVDVHQDDGKIDYHVGYVGSKVRQFADKGIFHETFIQFVSPDTETFQEYLDEVLETQEPMTDSGEALNGNQEEVRFRQCILPLSDDGEKVTSMICAVNCKIY from the coding sequence ATGAATCAGAATTTCGTTGAGCGTCGCATCATGGGCCAGTTATGTGAATACTGGAAACAGATTCAAGGTGGGAATAAGTTTCCTAAGAAAAGTGATCTAGATGTTGACGAGATAGGCCATATAATGCCTTACTGTGTGGTTGTGGATGTTCATCAGGATGATGGGAAGATAGATTATCATGTTGGATATGTTGGTTCCAAGGTGAGGCAGTTTGCTGACAAGGGTATTTTTCATGAAACGTTCATACAATTTGTTTCACCAGATACAGAAACTTTCCAGGAGTACTTGGATGAGGTACTCGAAACTCAAGAGCCTATGACAGATTCAGGTGAAGCACTAAATGGCAATCAAGAAGAGGTCAGATTTAGACAATGCATCCTGCCACTCAGCGATGATGGGGAAAAGGTGACCTCAATGATCTGCGCGGTAAACTGCAAAATCTACTAG
- the yidC gene encoding membrane protein insertase YidC, with translation MQQTYNVFIATFLSFLVIIGWNLLFDSSAHRDAPREATNKTKVKVYDSIEDSLKADRVILSNGKLQGSILLKGLVLDNLSLKEYKSDDGTDRYQLLRPVRTASAYSVNPGWSTGNDVELKTPDSNTQWKSDGTSLTPENPVTFFWDNGSGLLFKVLISIDDKYMFTFKQTVENKSSNDLSVAPHFTITKQSQDTQKSMLIMHEGPIGVIKDKLIELKYNKLVKKNKSLLIEEDPRNYSKWFGFSEKYWLVSQILRNPTEGKVYISHSLDNNNNDIFQVTTFHPHRIIRSGSSITQETELFAGPKELALLEEYSRSMKILFFDRAVDFGILYVMTKPISRLLQIFYRVVGNFGVAIILLTLFIRLLMLPLSVKSGVSMVKIKELQPEILKIKKLYKDDKIALNKASVALFKKYNVTPMSGCLPTILQVPVFFALYKVIFITIEMRQAPFFLWIKDLSLPDPTNLFTLFGLLDWNCPTFLSIGILPILLGLTMIVQQNLTPSQYEDGTQAFMIKSMPYVFMLLFANFPSGLVLYWVFNNILSVLQQFAIGRYLLSKHIKQNASRAEKTS, from the coding sequence ATGCAGCAGACCTATAACGTCTTTATAGCTACTTTTCTATCCTTCCTAGTGATAATCGGCTGGAACCTTCTCTTTGATAGTTCTGCGCATAGGGATGCTCCCAGGGAAGCAACGAACAAAACAAAAGTGAAAGTTTATGATTCTATAGAGGATTCCCTAAAGGCAGACAGAGTGATTCTCAGTAACGGAAAATTACAGGGAAGCATCCTTTTAAAGGGATTAGTTTTAGATAATTTGTCGCTGAAGGAATATAAGTCGGATGATGGCACTGATAGATATCAATTGCTGCGTCCCGTTAGAACCGCCAGTGCGTACTCAGTGAATCCCGGGTGGAGCACGGGAAATGATGTAGAACTCAAAACACCAGATTCGAATACGCAATGGAAGTCCGATGGTACATCACTCACGCCGGAAAATCCTGTGACTTTCTTCTGGGATAACGGATCTGGGCTGTTATTCAAGGTACTCATTAGCATCGATGACAAGTATATGTTTACCTTCAAGCAAACTGTTGAGAATAAATCATCGAATGATCTTAGCGTTGCTCCACATTTCACTATCACTAAGCAATCTCAGGACACACAGAAGAGTATGCTGATAATGCATGAAGGACCTATTGGAGTCATCAAGGACAAGCTGATTGAGCTGAAATACAACAAATTGGTAAAGAAAAATAAAAGTTTATTAATAGAAGAAGATCCACGTAATTACTCCAAGTGGTTCGGTTTCTCAGAAAAATATTGGTTGGTATCACAAATCCTCAGGAATCCCACTGAAGGAAAAGTATACATAAGTCACTCTTTGGACAATAACAATAACGACATTTTTCAGGTGACGACTTTCCATCCGCATAGAATAATAAGAAGTGGCAGCTCTATCACTCAGGAAACTGAGCTTTTTGCTGGGCCAAAAGAACTAGCATTATTGGAGGAGTATTCCAGGTCCATGAAAATTCTTTTCTTTGATAGGGCGGTGGACTTCGGGATACTCTACGTTATGACCAAACCAATTTCCAGACTGCTACAAATCTTTTATCGCGTAGTCGGGAATTTTGGAGTTGCAATCATTTTGTTGACACTATTCATCAGACTACTGATGCTTCCGCTTTCCGTAAAATCAGGAGTCTCGATGGTTAAGATTAAGGAATTGCAACCAGAAATTTTGAAAATCAAAAAGTTGTATAAGGATGATAAAATCGCATTGAATAAGGCAAGCGTTGCACTCTTTAAGAAATACAATGTCACACCAATGTCTGGATGCCTCCCTACTATTCTGCAGGTACCGGTCTTTTTTGCATTGTATAAGGTCATTTTCATCACTATAGAGATGCGTCAGGCACCCTTCTTCCTTTGGATTAAGGATCTCTCGCTACCCGACCCAACCAATCTATTTACTTTATTTGGTCTCCTCGATTGGAATTGCCCAACTTTTCTTTCAATAGGCATTCTACCAATCTTGCTTGGACTCACGATGATCGTGCAACAGAATCTTACTCCTTCACAATACGAGGACGGCACGCAGGCTTTCATGATAAAATCGATGCCATATGTATTTATGTTACTATTCGCGAATTTTCCTTCAGGTTTAGTTTTGTATTGGGTATTCAATAATATACTTTCAGTGTTGCAGCAGTTCGCGATAGGGAGATATCTACTTTCCAAGCATATAAAACAGAATGCGAGCAGAGCTGAGAAAACATCTTGA
- a CDS encoding lysophospholipid acyltransferase family protein, with protein MKCKICKDMKYIGANFLFNLFFVLWTVIYGIIMLPSIFLPPEKVIEVRKFWVKGILFSLKLFLGVEFEVRGRENIEVYEKFIVASKHHSPLDVLLLADLFVKPAFILKRSLVYIPIFGLYMIATKMITITYSKKSNGVDVLRKMLRQAKVLAKNRTIILYPEGGRTKVGQQVEYKRGIVALYKHLKLPVIPVALNAGQIWPVGYFSNKKSGRVVIHVLPPIPPGLRDDEFLRTLRKTIEEHTNNLLENVNTHLAPSTE; from the coding sequence ATGAAATGTAAAATCTGTAAAGACATGAAATATATAGGCGCGAATTTCTTATTTAATCTATTTTTCGTGCTGTGGACCGTGATCTACGGGATAATTATGCTTCCTTCGATTTTCTTGCCTCCCGAAAAAGTAATCGAGGTCAGAAAATTTTGGGTTAAGGGGATTCTATTTTCCCTGAAGCTTTTCCTCGGAGTAGAGTTCGAGGTCAGAGGTAGAGAGAATATAGAAGTATATGAAAAGTTTATTGTTGCTTCTAAGCATCACTCTCCGCTCGATGTACTGCTGTTAGCCGATCTTTTCGTTAAACCAGCTTTCATCCTGAAGAGAAGTCTTGTTTACATTCCCATCTTCGGACTGTACATGATTGCGACAAAGATGATCACTATCACCTATTCAAAAAAGTCTAATGGAGTAGATGTACTCAGAAAAATGCTCAGACAAGCAAAGGTACTTGCAAAAAATAGAACCATTATCCTGTACCCAGAAGGTGGAAGAACCAAAGTCGGGCAACAAGTGGAATATAAAAGGGGAATAGTGGCTTTATATAAACACCTGAAACTACCTGTGATACCAGTCGCATTGAACGCTGGCCAGATCTGGCCCGTGGGGTACTTCAGTAATAAGAAAAGTGGGAGAGTTGTAATACACGTATTGCCTCCAATCCCGCCTGGACTCAGAGACGATGAATTCCTGCGAACACTCAGAAAAACGATAGAGGAGCACACAAATAATCTATTGGAAAATGTTAACACTCATCTCGCTCCCTCCACTGAATGA
- a CDS encoding YihY/virulence factor BrkB family protein, which produces MLYHGGSEYAGYLSFLLLLSIFPFLFFFTAVAGHIGSIVDESSYEITRKLLSLFIDGVPENIIEGIMPYIKEILEGPTQSLLTFTILGAIWTASSIVEGLKAAVNRAYNFSTDALVYEYIFRRCISIVQFLMISMTILLFLLFPTIYPLLTKNLKFLSLVVKPDWIPYNILTTFCMFFFVAALYIFFPKERQKFIDVIPGSVAVVALWIITSVSFSFYLRSFTQMSLIYGSIAGIIVIMTYFYLINLCFIYGAELNALNKRLGDDNFSGW; this is translated from the coding sequence ATGCTTTACCATGGTGGTTCTGAGTATGCGGGTTACTTATCGTTTTTGCTGCTATTATCGATTTTTCCATTTTTGTTTTTTTTTACTGCCGTTGCGGGACACATAGGTAGCATCGTAGATGAATCATCATACGAAATCACAAGGAAATTACTTTCCCTTTTCATAGATGGCGTTCCGGAAAACATCATCGAAGGTATAATGCCCTACATCAAGGAAATCCTCGAAGGCCCAACTCAAAGTCTACTTACTTTTACGATTCTCGGTGCGATATGGACTGCATCATCCATAGTCGAGGGACTCAAAGCTGCAGTGAATAGAGCTTATAATTTCAGTACTGATGCCTTGGTGTATGAATACATCTTCAGAAGATGCATAAGCATAGTACAGTTTCTTATGATCTCCATGACTATTTTGCTCTTCTTGTTATTTCCGACGATATATCCTCTGCTGACGAAGAACTTGAAATTCCTTTCCTTGGTCGTGAAACCGGATTGGATTCCGTACAATATTCTCACGACGTTCTGCATGTTTTTTTTTGTTGCGGCCCTGTACATTTTTTTTCCAAAGGAAAGACAGAAATTCATTGATGTCATCCCTGGGAGTGTGGCGGTAGTGGCACTATGGATTATTACTTCAGTTTCGTTTTCATTTTACTTACGCTCATTTACTCAGATGAGCCTGATATATGGCAGCATCGCGGGGATAATTGTGATAATGACATACTTCTATCTCATCAACTTGTGCTTTATATACGGAGCGGAGCTAAATGCGCTGAATAAGCGACTCGGTGATGACAACTTCAGTGGATGGTGA